In Helianthus annuus cultivar XRQ/B chromosome 9, HanXRQr2.0-SUNRISE, whole genome shotgun sequence, the following are encoded in one genomic region:
- the LOC110879869 gene encoding DNA-(apurinic or apyrimidinic site) endonuclease, whose protein sequence is MKRFFQPVQKDGSFKKPNLSSSSSSPTPAVVEDEENNKSQKKEPTKFLTWNANSFLLRVKNNWPDFTKFIDDIDPDVIAIQEVRMPAAGAKGAPKNPRELKDDNNSSREEKLIITRALSGPTFRKYDVWWSLSDTKYAGTALFVKKCFPPKKVSFNLDTSVSKHEADGRVIIAEFESFRIMNTYVPNNGWKDEENAFQRRRKWDKRMKEFVLQSTDKPLIWCGDLNVSHEEIDVSHPDFFRTAKLNGYIPPNKEDCGQPGFTLSERKRFGSILKEGKLIDAYRYLHKEKDMERGFSWCGNPIGKHRGKKMRIDYHLVSEKLKDKIVKCEMHGQGIELEGFYGSDHCPVTLELAETTVDAS, encoded by the exons ATGAAGCGCTTCTTTCAACCAGTGCAGAAAGATGGTTCCTTCAAGAAACCCAacctctcttcttcttcttcttcaccaaCACCAGCAGTTGTTGAAGATGAGGAGAATAATAAATCCCAAAAGAAAGAACCCACAAAGTTCTTAACTTGGAATGCCAACAGCTTTCTTCTTCGTGTCAAAAACAATTGGCCTGACTTCACCAAGTTCATCGATGACATTGACCCTGATGTCATCGCCATACAG GAAGTGAGAATGCCTGCAGCTGGAGCCAAAGGTGCTCCGAAAAACCCTAGAGAATTGAAGGACGATAACAATTCATCGCGCGAGGAAAAACTG ATTATAACACGGGCATTATCGGGTCCCACCTTCAGAAAATACGATGTGTGGTGGTCTCTTTCTGATACAAAGTACGCTGGAACCGCATTGTTCGTAAAGAAATGTTTTCCACCAAAAAAGGTTTCTTTCAATCTAGATACCTCAG tttCCAAACATGAAGCGGATGGCAGAGTTATTATAGCTGAATTCGAATCATTCCGGATAATGAATACATATGTACCAAACAACGGTTGGAAAGATGAAGAAAACGCATTTCAAAGGAGACGAAAATGggataaaagaatgaaagaattcGTCTTGCAATCTACAGATAAACCCCTTATTTGGTGTGGTGATCTTAATGTTAG TCACGAAGAGATTGATGTTAGTCATCCGGATTTTTTTCGAACTGCAAAGCTCAATGGTTACATTCCTCCAAACAAAGAG GATTGTGGGCAACCTGGTTTTACCTTGTCTGAGAGGAAGCGGTTCGGTTCCATACTAAAAGA GGGAAAGCTAATAGATGCATATAGATATCTCCACAAGGAAAAAGATATGGAGCGTGGCTTTTCATGGTGCGGCAACCCTATCGGAAA GCATCGCGGTAAAAAGATGAGAATAGACTATCATTTAGTGTCGGAGAAACTAAAGGACAAAATTGTCAAATGTGAAATGCATGGCCAAGGGATTGAATTGGAGG GATTTTATGGGAGTGATCACTGCCCTGTTACCCTTGAACTTGCGGAGACAACCGTTGATGCTAGTTAA